Proteins encoded in a region of the Trypanosoma brucei brucei TREU927 chromosome 5, complete sequence genome:
- a CDS encoding heat shock protein HslVU, ATPase subunit HslU, putative (Similar to GB|CAD21591.1|25956194|LIN428522 : regulatory subunit of the HslVU complex {Leishmania infantum} (PMID:12446803)), translated as MMRRVTSSLPSALKLGRSLGPNVRFSGGAAAVEASPAIPPNSSSGKTLVRNMKPRELMQELDNYIIGQTEAKKAVAVALRNRWRRHQVDAAIREEISPKNILMIGPTGVGKTEIARRLAKLVDAPFIKVEATKFTEVGFHGRDVESIIEDLYKASLTQTKQNIMRRHEETARQKAENRILKALAGVSDGFREHLRSGALDDIEVIVELQEKKEKPKNSGTNEGVFISLEIPSSIGGQRPQTVKKVMKIKDAIPAVLQEELDKIVDTEDVSAEALRACEEDGIVVIDEIDKIVTASGGYKGHQASAEGVQQDLLPLVEGTTVSTKGNVQIKTDKILFICSGAFHSVKPSDMLAELQGRLPIRVELKPLTKEDFHRIITEPRYNLIKQHVMMMKTEGVDLVFTDDALWEIASIAAHINSTVQNIGARRLITITEKVVEEVSFDGPDRKGETFVIDAAYVRNSVESMMKKVDIKKFIL; from the coding sequence ATGATGCGGCGAGTAACTTCTTCATTACCATCGGCACTGAAGCTTGGTAGAAGCTTAGGGCCCAACGTCCGCTTCAGTGGGGGAGCGGCGGCCGTTGAAGCGTCTCCCGCAATCCCACCGAACTCCTCTTCTGGAAAAACGCTTGTCCGTAACATGAAACCGCGTGAACTGATGCAGGAGCTGGACAATTATATTATTGGACAGACGGAGGCGAAGAaagcggtggcggtggcgctGCGTAACCGCTGGCGTCGCCACCAGGTGGACGCGGCGATCCGTGAAGAAATTTCTCccaaaaatatattaatgaTAGGTCCTACGGGTGTTGGGAAAACAGAGATTGCGCGACGTCTGGCCAAGTTGGTGGACGCTCCGTTTATTAAGGTGGAGGCGACAAAGTTCACCGAAGTGGGATTTCACGGCCGAGATGTGGAGAGCATCATCGAAGACCTCTACAAGGCCTCGCTCacgcaaacaaaacaaaatatcaTGAGACGGCATGAAGAAACGGCACGACAGAAGGCGGAGAATCGCATTCTGAAGGCCCTCGCCGGCGTTTCCGATGGCTTCCGCGAGCACCTCCGGAGTGGTGCCCTCGACGATATTGAGGTCATAGTTGAGCTtcaggaaaagaaggaaaaaccgAAAAATTCAGGAACGAATGAAGGTGTGTTCATCTCACTTGAAATTCCTTCGTCGATCGGTGGCCAGCGTCCGCAGACGGTGAAGAAGGTGATGAAGATAAAGGACGCCATTCCTGCTGTACTGCAAGAGGAGCTCGACAAGATTGTGGACACGGAGGATGTTTCTGCTGAGGCGCTGCGTGCCTGTGAGGAGGATGGCATTGTGGTTATTGATGAGATCGACAAAATCGTAACAGCTTCCGGTGGCTACAAGGGACACCAGGCCTCTGCAGAGGGTGTTCAGCAGGACCTGTTGCCGTTAGTGGAGGGAACAACTGTTTCTACGAAGGGAAACGTGCAGATCAAGACGGACAAGATTCTCTTCATTTGTAGCGGCGCCTTCCACAGCGTGAAACCGTCTGACATGTTGGCGGAGCTGCAGGGTCGGCTTCCTATTCGTGTAGAGTTGAAGCCCCTCACCAAGGAAGATTTTCATCGCATTATAACGGAGCCAAGGTACAATCTCATTAAGCAGCACGTCATGATGATGAAAACGGAAGGTGTTGATCTTGTCTTTACCGACGATGCGCTATGGGAAATCGCGTCTATCGCTGCACACATCAACTCCACCGTGCAGAATATAGGCGCACGCCGTCTTATCACCATCACAGAGAAGGTTGTGGAGGAAGTCAGTTTCGACGGCCCTgacagaaaaggggaaacgtTTGTTATTGATGCGGCTTACGTGAGGAACTCTGTCGAGAGCATGATGAAGAAGGTGGACATCAAGAAATTCATCCTCTAG